Proteins encoded by one window of Geobacter sp. DSM 9736:
- a CDS encoding universal stress protein: protein MLNLRKQILVAIDGSPLSDKAAEEAVRMAAATPGPYRSKIYAMLVLPNAPRNTYTDFVPAPVVTESDEWQELRDRIFFVIEKNAREAEVPLETKIVYGDPADELMKFADKEKVDVIVIGSSGKGFLKRKLMGSVSSKVAAYARCSVYIVRG from the coding sequence ATGCTCAACCTTCGTAAGCAGATTCTCGTCGCCATCGACGGCTCCCCCCTCTCCGACAAAGCCGCCGAGGAGGCTGTCCGGATGGCTGCTGCCACCCCAGGTCCTTACAGGAGCAAGATATATGCGATGCTGGTCCTCCCGAACGCCCCTCGCAACACGTACACCGATTTCGTGCCCGCACCCGTTGTGACGGAGTCGGATGAATGGCAGGAACTTCGTGACCGCATATTCTTCGTCATCGAGAAAAACGCTCGCGAAGCTGAAGTCCCGCTTGAAACCAAGATCGTTTATGGGGACCCTGCTGACGAGTTGATGAAGTTCGCCGACAAGGAAAAAGTCGACGTTATCGTGATTGGGAGCTCGGGAAAGGGATTCCTGAAGAGGAAGCTGATGGGGAGTGTTTCCAGCAAAGTCGCGGCATACGCCCGCTGCTCCGTCTACATCGTAAGGGGGTAG
- a CDS encoding DUF4212 domain-containing protein, whose protein sequence is MTEKPFREINILRPKQGYMQEEVKIIFLILIAWAMMTFGFKLLLSLVAETPAGESLLTRLTFFNLPFNFWFTGQFLPLWFIILCIIFNLYIDRLSERHSRRRDRSHD, encoded by the coding sequence ATGACGGAGAAACCCTTTCGCGAGATAAATATACTACGGCCAAAGCAGGGGTACATGCAGGAAGAAGTGAAGATAATCTTCCTCATTCTGATCGCCTGGGCCATGATGACCTTCGGGTTCAAGCTCCTGTTGAGCCTGGTGGCGGAGACGCCGGCGGGCGAGAGCCTTCTCACAAGGCTCACCTTCTTCAACCTCCCGTTCAACTTCTGGTTTACCGGTCAGTTTCTCCCCCTCTGGTTCATCATCCTCTGCATAATCTTCAACCTCTACATAGACCGCCTCAGCGAGCGCCACAGCCGCAGGAGAGACAGATCCCATGATTGA
- a CDS encoding putative nucleotidyltransferase substrate binding domain-containing protein: protein MALFLGGSGEDILSWRAVADLVKDLDEVLARERAGMLGGEEVPLLVELRRRLADELSFEKEFASDLSKALAAVDEAEDLLSQLEGFALFARSHFERRRSVVAFHEICSALQRRIICRVLRQAEEWVAQHGFGSPPGRYCWFAVGSAGRGEGTLYSGCDSLLVYDGNQGERNSFFSVFARKAEDLLGQLGLQSRMTPSDFSWQGSMGEWRTRVSEGMAGGGRGDELAVFLELADLHPLCGDAGLAEEMLTLVRGMLSFHLGSLRHVARILSEMPTGLDFFGRLRVEKSGDHRGLFNVEQYAVVPLVSNVRVLAIRCGVTATSTVDRIKGIMENGPVSVELAERLLFGFHELNAHLISLENLHGAHTVFLDPEQLSESEERALRGSLDALVNLQRVVYQTFTEHG, encoded by the coding sequence ATGGCTCTTTTCCTTGGGGGATCGGGAGAGGATATTCTATCCTGGCGAGCCGTAGCCGATCTGGTTAAGGACCTTGATGAAGTGCTGGCCAGGGAGCGGGCGGGAATGCTCGGAGGGGAAGAGGTTCCCCTGCTTGTGGAGCTGAGGCGCCGGTTGGCCGATGAACTTTCCTTCGAGAAAGAGTTTGCCTCAGATCTGAGTAAAGCTCTTGCTGCAGTAGACGAAGCGGAAGATCTGCTCTCCCAGTTGGAGGGGTTCGCGCTTTTCGCACGTTCCCATTTCGAGCGCCGCAGGTCTGTTGTGGCTTTTCACGAGATATGCTCGGCCCTGCAGCGCCGCATCATTTGCAGGGTCCTCCGGCAGGCGGAGGAGTGGGTGGCGCAACATGGATTCGGCTCCCCACCGGGCCGCTACTGCTGGTTCGCAGTGGGTTCCGCTGGACGCGGGGAGGGAACTCTCTACAGCGGCTGTGACAGCCTGCTTGTCTATGACGGGAATCAGGGGGAGCGCAATTCCTTTTTTTCCGTTTTTGCACGTAAGGCAGAAGACCTCCTCGGGCAGTTGGGCCTCCAGAGCAGAATGACGCCGTCCGACTTCTCATGGCAGGGGAGCATGGGGGAGTGGCGCACACGGGTCAGCGAGGGGATGGCGGGAGGGGGGAGAGGAGACGAACTGGCGGTATTCCTCGAACTGGCGGATCTCCACCCGCTGTGCGGGGACGCGGGGCTTGCCGAGGAGATGCTCACCCTGGTGAGGGGCATGCTTTCCTTCCACCTGGGTTCGCTGCGGCACGTTGCGCGCATTTTGTCCGAAATGCCCACAGGTCTCGACTTCTTCGGGAGGCTGAGGGTTGAAAAGTCGGGGGATCATCGCGGGCTGTTCAACGTGGAGCAGTATGCGGTGGTCCCTTTGGTGAGCAACGTGAGAGTGCTGGCCATCAGGTGCGGCGTGACAGCTACCAGCACGGTGGATCGGATCAAAGGGATAATGGAGAATGGCCCGGTATCCGTAGAGCTTGCCGAGCGCCTGCTGTTCGGCTTCCATGAACTGAACGCCCACCTCATCTCGCTGGAAAACCTGCATGGCGCCCATACCGTTTTCCTCGATCCCGAGCAGTTGTCAGAGTCCGAAGAACGTGCCCTGCGCGGCAGCCTTGACGCGCTGGTAAACCTGCAGAGGGTCGTCTACCAGACCTTCACGGAGCATGGATAG
- a CDS encoding FapA family protein has translation MEKLEFKLSADGRKLQAVCNPAAEPRQPIDEGYVKRALAASGFSEYFLQNNVCSELAQRFNSASSTFTMDIGEKRDGTYTITVSPDGMTAQLTLTPPYGGKAVTNEEIHQGLKEQGVQSGILEDTIEAAATCCRALNKVIATGTPPTPGADGQLLSLIPEMKERGPQFEDDDKSIVDYREVGGIVSVKAGDPLMRRVPPAEGEPGKNVRGEVVPPTPGRDVQFAANLPGTMISPDDNDLLLAAIAGQPVLVTNGVVVEPVFKVKNVDLSSGNISFEGSVVVDGDVASGMVVKAAGDISIGGTVESAVIEAGGNIEINGGVIFSSLQAKGSITALFAEKSHFSAGSDVHLRELSMQSDLTAGGQIMVGEEGTAKGRLIGGTCRASTLVNAVVIGSHAGVPTKVEVGLDPTARAKLVTVTHQLEEKQKQTEEATKSLSYMRENPARFGEDAEKAKQQQLSHLQAEVLELTGQKKRLQKRLEVIDFARIKVQETIYYGVQVVIGDQALVVDDDLQGVTFSLDNGTIVF, from the coding sequence ATGGAAAAGCTTGAATTCAAACTCAGCGCCGACGGCCGCAAACTTCAGGCCGTGTGTAATCCGGCTGCAGAACCGCGGCAACCGATTGACGAGGGATATGTAAAACGCGCCCTGGCCGCCAGCGGTTTTTCCGAATACTTTCTCCAAAACAATGTATGCTCGGAACTCGCCCAAAGGTTCAACAGCGCCAGTTCCACCTTCACGATGGATATCGGGGAAAAACGGGACGGGACCTATACGATTACCGTTTCGCCGGACGGGATGACAGCGCAACTGACCCTTACCCCTCCATACGGCGGGAAAGCCGTCACCAATGAAGAGATCCATCAGGGGCTGAAAGAGCAGGGAGTCCAGTCCGGCATTCTCGAGGACACAATCGAAGCGGCAGCAACGTGTTGCAGGGCTCTGAACAAAGTAATCGCTACCGGAACACCACCGACCCCGGGAGCCGACGGCCAACTCCTGAGCCTGATTCCCGAGATGAAGGAGCGCGGTCCGCAGTTTGAAGATGATGACAAGAGCATCGTTGATTATCGGGAGGTCGGGGGGATCGTCAGTGTGAAGGCCGGTGACCCTCTGATGCGCAGGGTCCCTCCTGCAGAAGGAGAGCCGGGTAAAAACGTCAGGGGAGAGGTCGTTCCGCCTACACCAGGGAGGGATGTCCAGTTTGCCGCCAACCTGCCCGGCACCATGATTTCGCCCGATGACAACGACCTGCTTCTCGCGGCGATAGCCGGTCAACCGGTACTGGTGACAAACGGCGTTGTCGTTGAGCCGGTGTTCAAGGTAAAGAACGTCGATCTTTCTTCCGGCAACATCTCCTTTGAAGGAAGCGTCGTAGTGGATGGGGATGTCGCCTCCGGCATGGTCGTCAAAGCGGCAGGGGATATCTCCATTGGCGGTACGGTCGAATCAGCAGTCATCGAGGCGGGCGGGAACATCGAAATCAACGGAGGCGTCATATTTTCGAGCCTCCAGGCAAAAGGATCGATAACGGCGCTTTTTGCTGAAAAATCCCATTTCTCGGCAGGTTCCGACGTTCATCTGCGGGAGCTCTCCATGCAGAGCGACCTAACGGCCGGAGGCCAGATCATGGTCGGAGAAGAGGGAACGGCCAAGGGGCGGCTCATCGGCGGCACCTGTCGCGCCTCAACCCTCGTCAACGCGGTGGTAATCGGATCCCACGCTGGAGTTCCCACCAAAGTCGAAGTCGGCCTGGATCCCACGGCGCGAGCCAAGCTGGTAACAGTTACGCATCAGCTCGAAGAAAAACAGAAACAGACCGAAGAAGCGACAAAATCACTCAGCTACATGAGGGAAAATCCGGCCCGGTTCGGAGAAGACGCGGAAAAAGCCAAGCAACAGCAACTGTCGCACCTGCAGGCGGAGGTTCTGGAGCTTACGGGACAAAAGAAGCGTCTCCAGAAACGGTTGGAAGTAATAGATTTCGCACGCATAAAAGTCCAAGAGACCATCTACTATGGAGTACAGGTGGTAATCGGCGACCAGGCACTAGTGGTCGATGATGACCTTCAAGGGGTAACTTTTTCCCTGGACAATGGTACCATAGTGTTCTGA
- a CDS encoding IclR family transcriptional regulator, with translation MAKKEKSEYIIQAVDHALDLLEQFHDDVDELGVTELSKRLKLHKNNVFRLLATLESRNYIEQNKVTENYRLGLKTLELGQTFIKQMGLLRQSRPVLESLVKECNETTYVAILKDFHIVYLDVVETALTVRVVPRVGARLPAYCTAAGKIQLAFMTEEELEHYLPVKELKQFTPSTITDRDELKRHLKQVSEQGYAVDNEELDVGVKCVGAPIRDYTRRIVGAVSISGPSMRFSDERMDKELIPLVKRAAEEISLKLGYHK, from the coding sequence ATGGCGAAAAAAGAGAAATCCGAGTATATAATTCAGGCGGTGGATCATGCTCTCGACCTCCTTGAGCAGTTTCATGATGATGTGGACGAGTTAGGTGTTACGGAGCTGAGCAAACGCCTCAAGCTTCATAAAAACAATGTTTTTAGGCTACTTGCCACACTGGAGTCTCGAAATTATATAGAGCAGAACAAGGTTACTGAAAACTATCGGCTTGGGCTCAAGACGCTGGAACTCGGGCAGACCTTCATAAAGCAGATGGGGCTGCTTCGCCAGTCGCGCCCCGTTCTCGAATCGCTGGTGAAAGAATGCAATGAGACGACCTATGTAGCTATTCTCAAGGATTTCCACATCGTTTATCTGGATGTTGTTGAAACGGCTTTGACGGTACGTGTGGTTCCACGTGTTGGGGCAAGGCTGCCAGCCTACTGCACCGCGGCAGGGAAGATACAGCTCGCTTTCATGACGGAAGAGGAGTTGGAGCATTACCTGCCCGTAAAGGAGCTCAAACAGTTCACTCCCAGCACCATTACAGACCGTGACGAACTCAAGCGGCATCTGAAGCAGGTTAGTGAGCAGGGGTACGCCGTGGACAACGAAGAGCTGGATGTGGGAGTGAAGTGCGTCGGTGCGCCGATCCGGGATTATACCCGCCGTATTGTCGGCGCCGTCAGCATTTCGGGGCCGAGCATGCGGTTCTCTGATGAGCGGATGGATAAAGAGCTGATCCCCCTGGTAAAGAGGGCTGCCGAGGAAATCTCCCTCAAGCTCGGCTACCACAAGTAA
- the truD gene encoding tRNA pseudouridine(13) synthase TruD, with translation MRDYITSHIPGTGGAIKEIPEDFVVTEVPSYLPCGEGEHVYVEIEKRGLTTFEAIRRLGAAMQVSEREIGYAGLKDARGVTRQTISVPRVAPQRLLELELSGMKVLSARPHRNKLKPGHLVGNHFALRVRGVSEGALDNATRVLEILKTRGVPNYFGVQRYGSQGNSHVVGRALLLGDWKGAVDALIGEPEAVRDERWRSAVEAYRRGDLDESLRLFPGHCRTERDLVRRLLERPERFDRAIKALNPRLKSLFLSAWQSSLFDRLLDRRLDRYDQVLTGDLAFRHDNGACFLVEDEAVEAPRALRLEISPSGPMFGSRMSHPSGFPRELEDGLLKEEGFGDDAFLREGGSHLQGERRPLRVPLGEPQVEAEEDSILLRFFLPRGAYATSVLREVMKPVEDSTIAAAG, from the coding sequence ATGCGTGATTACATTACCTCCCATATCCCCGGCACCGGCGGCGCTATCAAGGAGATCCCCGAGGATTTCGTCGTGACCGAGGTCCCTTCCTACCTTCCGTGCGGGGAGGGGGAGCATGTCTATGTCGAGATCGAGAAGCGGGGGCTTACGACATTCGAGGCAATCCGTCGCCTGGGTGCCGCCATGCAGGTTTCGGAGCGGGAGATCGGGTATGCCGGGTTGAAGGATGCCCGCGGCGTTACCCGGCAGACAATTTCGGTGCCGCGGGTGGCTCCGCAGCGCTTGCTGGAGCTTGAACTTTCCGGGATGAAGGTGCTGTCGGCCAGGCCGCACCGAAACAAGCTCAAACCCGGGCACCTTGTCGGAAACCACTTTGCCCTCCGCGTTCGAGGCGTTTCGGAAGGTGCTCTCGATAATGCAACACGGGTTCTGGAAATACTGAAAACGCGCGGCGTCCCCAACTACTTCGGTGTTCAGCGCTACGGCAGCCAGGGGAATTCCCATGTCGTCGGTCGTGCTCTTCTGCTGGGGGACTGGAAGGGGGCGGTGGACGCACTCATCGGAGAGCCGGAGGCTGTAAGGGACGAGCGCTGGAGAAGCGCCGTCGAGGCGTACCGTCGTGGAGATCTGGATGAGAGCCTGCGGCTTTTCCCTGGACACTGCCGCACTGAACGGGACCTCGTCCGGCGCCTCCTGGAGCGTCCGGAGCGTTTCGACCGGGCCATCAAGGCTCTCAACCCGCGGCTGAAGAGTCTGTTCCTCTCCGCATGGCAATCTTCGCTTTTCGACCGGCTTCTGGACCGGCGGCTCGACCGTTACGATCAGGTGTTGACGGGTGATCTGGCTTTTCGTCACGACAACGGCGCCTGTTTCCTCGTCGAGGATGAGGCGGTTGAGGCGCCGCGGGCACTGCGGCTGGAGATATCTCCCAGCGGCCCCATGTTTGGCTCGCGCATGTCGCACCCCTCCGGCTTTCCGCGTGAGCTGGAAGATGGTCTCCTGAAGGAGGAAGGGTTCGGTGACGATGCCTTTCTCAGAGAGGGGGGGAGCCATCTCCAGGGGGAACGGCGTCCGCTGCGCGTGCCCCTCGGGGAGCCGCAGGTGGAGGCGGAAGAGGACTCCATCCTGCTCCGTTTTTTTCTACCTCGTGGTGCTTACGCCACGTCGGTGCTTCGGGAGGTCATGAAGCCGGTGGAGGACTCGACAATTGCAGCAGCGGGATAA
- the trmB gene encoding tRNA (guanosine(46)-N7)-methyltransferase TrmB codes for MQSFIHIDSPYYLKTENIDSPADWREIFGNDNPLALEIGCGIGDFIVKTAQDRPDINFIAIDYYNKGCFKTCRRIERHGVTNVRVVRVEAREFIAEKLTRGSLAAVYINCPDPWPKKRHRKRRLVNRQFVELLREYLAPGGEFNFATDFADYGIDVAGMLPGVEGMENRLAPDLYRHEVDGYHLSKYMLKFLAEGHKIYFMQYRKA; via the coding sequence GTGCAATCATTCATTCACATAGATTCACCATACTACCTCAAGACGGAAAACATTGATTCTCCTGCCGACTGGCGGGAGATATTCGGAAACGATAACCCGCTGGCGCTGGAGATAGGCTGCGGGATCGGCGATTTCATCGTGAAGACGGCCCAGGATCGCCCCGATATCAATTTTATCGCCATCGACTACTACAACAAGGGGTGCTTCAAGACCTGCCGCCGTATCGAGCGGCACGGGGTAACGAACGTGCGGGTCGTGCGGGTAGAGGCGCGCGAGTTCATTGCCGAAAAGCTCACAAGGGGGTCGCTGGCGGCGGTCTACATCAACTGCCCCGATCCGTGGCCCAAGAAGCGGCATCGGAAGCGCCGCCTCGTCAACCGGCAGTTCGTAGAGCTTCTGCGGGAGTACCTTGCTCCCGGAGGGGAGTTCAACTTCGCCACCGACTTTGCCGACTACGGGATAGATGTTGCGGGGATGCTGCCGGGGGTGGAGGGGATGGAGAACCGGCTGGCGCCGGACCTGTACCGGCATGAAGTTGATGGGTATCACCTTTCGAAGTACATGCTCAAGTTCCTTGCGGAGGGTCATAAGATATACTTCATGCAATATAGGAAAGCTTGA
- a CDS encoding aminopeptidase translates to MKSLEQALHSLFEVNMGIKPRERIVVFGDILRPDEQVSPEEHDRRLRLLTVAGQTSNFAEAAYGNTTFVTFPATAASGAEPPEPLWRATLGNAAVDALLQDALLYRLLNKEADTSDLDRAKKIVLSFKESVADIVIALSNNSTSHTRFRSLVNEAGGRFASLPHFDPEMFFTSMQVDWHILSDRTNRLAAEVNAGSEILLETPNGTRIRFGTQGRTAKGDDGLLTDPGSFGNLPAGEVYLAPLEGTSEGVMVIEYAPTRKLNSPLRLDVRQGNVVNIYGDDPYRHTLEKKFAENVNNRNIAELGIGTNDRATRPDNVLEAEKILGTVHIALGDNSGFGGTVNTPFHEDFVFYEPTLTVILPGEKRKRLLDRGKLLIS, encoded by the coding sequence ATGAAATCTCTCGAACAGGCGCTACACTCCCTCTTTGAGGTCAACATGGGAATAAAGCCCAGGGAACGGATTGTGGTGTTCGGCGACATCCTCAGACCCGATGAACAGGTTTCACCCGAAGAGCATGACCGGCGCCTTCGACTCTTGACGGTTGCAGGCCAAACGAGCAATTTTGCCGAGGCCGCTTATGGCAATACCACATTCGTCACCTTTCCGGCAACCGCAGCATCCGGTGCGGAACCTCCTGAACCTCTCTGGCGCGCTACCTTAGGTAATGCTGCAGTAGACGCGCTTCTTCAAGATGCACTTCTATATCGGTTACTCAACAAAGAAGCAGACACCTCCGATCTGGACCGGGCAAAGAAAATCGTACTTTCTTTCAAAGAGAGCGTGGCAGACATCGTCATTGCACTTTCCAACAATTCTACCAGCCACACCAGGTTCCGCTCGCTGGTCAACGAAGCAGGAGGGCGCTTTGCGAGCCTGCCCCACTTCGACCCTGAGATGTTCTTTACATCGATGCAGGTGGACTGGCACATCCTCTCAGACCGTACAAACCGGCTTGCTGCGGAAGTGAATGCAGGATCAGAGATCCTTCTGGAGACACCGAACGGTACCCGCATTCGCTTTGGAACACAGGGGCGGACTGCCAAAGGAGACGACGGTCTCCTCACCGATCCGGGAAGCTTCGGGAATCTGCCCGCAGGGGAAGTCTACCTCGCACCCCTTGAAGGTACCAGCGAAGGAGTTATGGTCATCGAATACGCGCCCACGAGAAAGCTGAACTCACCGCTACGTCTCGACGTGCGACAGGGAAACGTAGTGAATATCTACGGCGATGACCCCTACCGCCACACTCTCGAAAAAAAGTTCGCCGAAAACGTAAACAACAGGAACATTGCCGAACTCGGCATCGGCACCAATGACAGGGCCACGAGACCCGATAATGTCCTGGAGGCGGAAAAAATTCTAGGGACCGTCCATATTGCCCTCGGCGACAACTCGGGCTTCGGCGGCACCGTCAATACGCCATTTCATGAAGACTTCGTATTCTATGAGCCAACTCTCACCGTAATCCTTCCCGGCGAAAAGCGGAAGAGACTCCTTGACCGGGGAAAGCTGCTGATCTCGTGA
- a CDS encoding VC_2705 family sodium/solute symporter: MIENTVNPWPIIIVAGVLGSFIIAGLASKSRDTFDYGVSGRYTGRMGGGAAIASNWMSAASFLGLAGMLYLKGYFALAFVIGWTGGYVLLLVLMAGQIRRFGKYTAPDFVGDRYASGIARLLAAVISVMISVIYSVAQFKGIGMVFAWLFGLDYSRGLLLGAVVAISYVVLCGMLGVARNQQLHYTVMIISFILPLMFLNYKLGYFWLLPQFGYGAAIEELVRDFNINLAAPFASGSIFDWSALCFTLMVGTAGLPHVLSRFYTQPNIRDARWSVVWGLFFIALIYWSAPAYAVLAKLLEAKGGFMPSPEVAAKMADIIVVRTAVIANLPIWLIGILAAGAVSAAFSTVAGLLITGAASFSHDIYYRLINPNVSEAKKMAIAKVSVLVLATVVYLLAAKPWGLIAEITAIAFALAGNTIFPVFLLGIWWSRTNRYGVIAGMLLGILITFSAPLFGGVFPVIAELFPVTSSALCGVPIVLTVIIIVSLLTPPPPAEIRRFLVEEVHGHMD; encoded by the coding sequence ATGATTGAGAATACAGTCAATCCATGGCCCATCATCATCGTTGCCGGGGTGCTGGGTTCCTTCATTATAGCCGGGCTTGCCTCCAAGTCCCGCGACACCTTCGACTACGGCGTCTCCGGCCGGTATACCGGCCGGATGGGGGGGGGAGCCGCAATCGCCAGCAACTGGATGAGCGCGGCAAGCTTTCTGGGGCTTGCCGGGATGCTGTACCTGAAGGGGTACTTCGCCCTCGCATTCGTGATCGGGTGGACGGGGGGATACGTGCTGCTGCTTGTGCTGATGGCGGGGCAGATCAGGCGCTTCGGCAAATATACCGCTCCGGATTTCGTGGGTGACAGGTATGCATCCGGAATAGCCAGGCTTCTGGCGGCTGTCATATCGGTCATGATCTCGGTGATCTATTCGGTAGCCCAGTTCAAAGGAATCGGCATGGTCTTCGCCTGGCTCTTCGGCCTCGATTACAGCCGTGGCCTTTTGCTCGGGGCTGTGGTGGCCATATCGTATGTGGTTCTCTGCGGCATGCTCGGAGTCGCCAGAAACCAGCAGCTGCATTACACTGTCATGATCATCTCCTTCATCCTGCCTCTCATGTTCCTCAACTACAAGCTCGGCTATTTCTGGCTGCTTCCCCAGTTCGGCTACGGAGCAGCCATCGAGGAGCTGGTGCGGGATTTCAACATCAACCTTGCCGCCCCTTTCGCCTCAGGCTCTATTTTCGACTGGTCGGCCCTCTGCTTCACCCTCATGGTCGGCACTGCCGGCCTTCCCCACGTGCTCTCCCGCTTCTACACACAACCCAACATCCGCGATGCCCGCTGGAGCGTCGTGTGGGGCCTCTTCTTCATCGCTCTCATCTACTGGTCTGCCCCCGCCTATGCTGTTCTTGCGAAGCTGCTGGAAGCAAAGGGGGGATTCATGCCTTCTCCCGAAGTGGCCGCAAAGATGGCCGACATCATCGTCGTTCGTACAGCTGTTATAGCAAATCTGCCGATATGGCTCATCGGCATTCTGGCGGCGGGAGCGGTCAGTGCCGCTTTTTCCACCGTCGCAGGTCTTCTCATCACTGGTGCTGCTTCATTCTCCCATGATATCTACTACCGCCTCATAAACCCAAACGTCTCAGAGGCCAAGAAAATGGCGATCGCCAAGGTGTCGGTTCTGGTCCTGGCAACTGTGGTTTATCTTCTGGCGGCAAAACCCTGGGGTCTTATCGCGGAGATAACTGCTATTGCGTTTGCCCTGGCCGGAAACACGATCTTTCCCGTGTTCCTGCTCGGCATATGGTGGAGCAGGACCAATCGCTACGGAGTGATCGCCGGCATGCTGCTCGGCATACTCATCACCTTCTCGGCGCCCCTTTTCGGTGGGGTGTTTCCTGTCATTGCCGAGCTCTTTCCGGTCACCTCGTCTGCTCTGTGCGGCGTGCCCATCGTACTGACGGTGATAATCATCGTGTCTCTTCTTACTCCACCACCCCCAGCAGAGATTCGCCGTTTCCTCGTTGAAGAGGTTCACGGCCACATGGATTGA
- the coaE gene encoding dephospho-CoA kinase (Dephospho-CoA kinase (CoaE) performs the final step in coenzyme A biosynthesis.), producing the protein MRIIGLTGGIASGKSTVARIFEQLGAVVIDADQLSREAVMPGRPAYDAIVAEFGPTVLCADGTIDRKALGCVVFADAAARSRLEKITHPAIRQLAEEKLAELREVPVPLVIYMAPLLIEAGAASRVDEIWVVFVDRETQITRLMARDGITREEALLRVGAQMPMEEKRTYGKAVIDNSGTREETELQVRRLWEREVAMEK; encoded by the coding sequence ATGCGCATCATCGGCCTTACCGGAGGCATCGCCTCGGGGAAGAGCACTGTTGCACGCATATTCGAGCAGCTCGGGGCTGTCGTCATCGATGCCGACCAGCTCTCGCGGGAAGCGGTGATGCCGGGCCGGCCAGCCTACGACGCAATCGTAGCCGAGTTCGGCCCCACCGTCCTCTGCGCTGACGGAACGATCGACCGCAAGGCGCTAGGCTGCGTAGTATTTGCTGACGCCGCAGCGCGCTCCCGGCTGGAAAAGATAACACACCCCGCCATCCGGCAGCTTGCTGAAGAAAAACTGGCCGAACTGCGGGAGGTCCCCGTCCCACTGGTGATCTACATGGCCCCACTTCTGATAGAAGCTGGTGCCGCTTCACGGGTCGACGAGATATGGGTAGTATTCGTGGACCGGGAAACGCAGATAACCAGACTGATGGCGAGGGACGGAATTACCAGGGAAGAAGCTCTGCTTAGAGTAGGCGCACAGATGCCGATGGAAGAAAAACGCACTTATGGGAAGGCAGTTATAGACAACTCCGGAACACGTGAGGAAACCGAACTGCAGGTCCGTAGACTCTGGGAGCGGGAAGTGGCGATGGAGAAATAA
- a CDS encoding sugar phosphate isomerase/epimerase, with protein sequence MRFSLSTGTLFTFPLKKACAIAAEAGFDGVELIINDEFQKVSCRQLIEEVCSILPVLSIHAPFMPLDGWGSPADSLKRCVELAGICNVPLVNFHPPSWMGLEIRFMRWFYRIFDFQKEVGQGQVAVTVENMPWTGRFKINQYVLSQTEKMIEFLGERNLFLTFDCTHMGTGKTNFINDFYLFYNSGRIRNIHFSDFGYGREHLLPGRGVLPLTRFLNHLRNTGYDETLTLELSPHEFPNDELIIVETLRDILYYLRQETDRTGLDSAPVQAQSSYPLTM encoded by the coding sequence ATGCGGTTTTCCCTCTCCACAGGAACGCTATTTACCTTCCCCTTGAAGAAAGCTTGCGCTATTGCCGCAGAGGCAGGCTTTGACGGAGTGGAGCTGATAATCAATGACGAGTTCCAGAAAGTCAGTTGTCGCCAGTTGATAGAGGAAGTCTGCAGTATACTTCCTGTCCTTTCAATTCATGCCCCCTTTATGCCACTGGACGGCTGGGGAAGCCCCGCCGACTCACTCAAGAGATGTGTTGAGCTTGCCGGTATATGCAACGTTCCCCTCGTCAATTTCCACCCTCCTTCATGGATGGGGCTCGAAATAAGGTTCATGCGGTGGTTTTACAGGATCTTCGATTTTCAGAAGGAGGTGGGGCAGGGGCAGGTTGCGGTTACCGTCGAGAACATGCCGTGGACGGGACGCTTCAAGATCAACCAGTATGTACTGTCTCAGACGGAGAAGATGATTGAATTTCTGGGGGAGCGCAATCTGTTTCTCACTTTCGATTGCACCCACATGGGTACCGGGAAAACGAACTTCATCAATGACTTCTATCTCTTTTACAATTCCGGCCGGATCAGGAACATCCATTTCTCCGACTTCGGCTATGGCCGGGAGCACCTGCTACCTGGCCGTGGGGTACTCCCGCTTACCCGTTTCCTTAATCATCTGCGCAATACGGGCTACGACGAGACGCTGACGCTAGAACTCTCTCCCCATGAATTTCCCAATGACGAACTGATCATCGTCGAGACGCTGCGGGACATCCTCTACTATCTTCGCCAGGAAACAGACAGGACAGGACTGGATTCAGCTCCGGTTCAAGCGCAGTCCTCCTACCCCCTTACGATGTAG